A window of Belonocnema kinseyi isolate 2016_QV_RU_SX_M_011 chromosome 10, B_treatae_v1, whole genome shotgun sequence genomic DNA:
TATTGAAACTTTGCCAAATTGTAGTGCTAGACCTCTTTAAATTCTGTAGAGGGGGTACATCTAATACAATGGGTTGTCAAGATACAGGAGCCCGAATATTCGGTCATTCACCCGACCGTTGACATTCAATTGTACATAACTCTTGATAAACTTATCAAATTTTACCTTTTAATAGGGGGTTTGAAAAGGTATTTTAATGAGAGTTACAATAaagataattattaaacaataacaaaattatttcaccttgatttttcattttaaaaagcgtttttgagtTTTTCTCCAAAATcggcattttgtttttaattgggctagaaaaaaacctgaattttttcttttgaaaagtatCCCAAAACGAATATGGGATGGAATGTATTGGTTGATTTGTATGAGGTAGTACAAGCGTGGGTTCCTCGCGCCAACTAGCTGCGGCGTTGATGGGCATGCTGTAGTTGCTCAGTTGTTCTAATACTTGACCAAAATGATTCTTCTATTTAcgtttaacacattttttattttattttcacttttatgtGTCTGGAGAACGACTTAGTTATTTTCAATCCGTTTTTATTGTACGAAAAtgatagttaataataaaataataagctaATTTGGTGGACAGTTCTGCTGGCAAATTATACTTTCAGATGGCTTTTGGTGAGTTAATTTGCCTCCAATGTTTTGGTGAGTTTTTTTGTGTTATTCCCTTAGCCTATAACAATTTGAAGTGCTTTTCGGTGTGATTCTCGTTGCCTTTTACATTTCGAGGTCCTTTTTTTATATAAGTCGCCTTGCCACTCAAGTTTATTGCTGCTTTTTGATGTGCGTCCCCTTGTCTCTCACAGtgttacttgaaaaattattctttattaaatttaacgtTCACTTTGCTCTTCTCTTCACGATCTATGTgcgatctctctctctcttcaggAAAATGTCATACTGTGGAGATGacgaataattctttaaaatcagtcCAAAAACACCAAAAAACTCCCCAGAACATTGGAGGCAAATGTACTATCCAAAAAACATCTGGAAATATAATAGGCCAGCAGAACCGTCCACCAAATTCGtttattacaccaaactctcgctttcagtcataccgttctcagccttcctagaactgcaaGCTCCCACAGTTTCTTAGGGTAGCAAAGCGAGAGTGGTTGCGACAATATATATGGATACATATTGCAAGTGGAAGCGAGTGAGGTGGCccttactgtttacgtttcgatcccctcGAAATCAGTCCAAGTTTATATGAAGGCAACCCTCGACACTGGACTAAAAGCGAGGGTTTGGTGTATTTTATTAACTATCGTTTTCCTACAATGGAACCgtattctaaatttaatattgaaaataaataaattgttcccCAGATAcataaaactcaaaataaaataaaagaaatttttacacccaaacagaaaaatcattttgatcaagtATTAGAACCACTGAGATTTCACAAGCATGCCCAGTAGCGCTCTAGCTAGTGAGCACAGGGCAACCACGCTTGTATTATCTCATACAAATCAACCAATACATTCCATCCCATATTCGTTTTAAGAtgcttttcaagagaaaaaaacaagcttttttctagcccaattaaaaaaaataaaaatgccgaTTTTGGAGAAAAactcaaaaacgtttttttaaaatgaacattgaAGGTGAAATAATTTGTCTATTGTTTATTGATTATTTTGATTGTAAACCTCGTTAAAATAACTTTCGAAAACCcacataaaaaagtgaaatttgaaaagtttatcaGGGGTTATATACAATTGAATGTTAGCGGTCGGGGTGAATCATCGTAATAGGTATCTCTTTACAGAATTTGAGGTGGGGACACGTGGCAAATTTTACCCCATATAAGTGAAATCAAGTGCCTCAAAAcagtctattttgcagaatttattttttgaccggcaaatttacaaatctttagaaggaAAATATGTGCAAAAGTTTGATTATAATGACAGCCTTAAAAACAATGAGTTGAattcttatctttttcaattatgataccatACGCTTTACAGTgcgtcatttgaaattttttaatttaaacattttttatttaaatttttatttttaagctgtcattttcactttaaaaagattataaatgcagacttgaagacttgaataattaaaaattaaaagcgtttgaagttgaaaatttttgctaaaaaacatttatttttaccatttattacttattaaaatatttaaaaggtctgaaaaaacttcaaaaataatttctgattgaaagaaattttaaacaacttccagattttgctatatttggaaataaaattttaaagcttttcaaggatgttttaactatttgaatctTTGTACTCTATCattgataaaaagtaaaaatgctaaattattgaaaattctaatacaaagttttataattcaagagttccaattggagtactttaatttttagtttgttttttattacttcaaatagaaaaatgcttATCCTTAGAGTtcgattttctttttattttactgaccgtgaaaaatgtttgtgaaccgagGAGGAtgcgggaaatgatcgggaatttttctTTCTATTAAAATGGCCACCAGTACTTTTATAAAGGATTTCCAACAGAAATCCAACAGAAATTATTCAcacggccctgattgtttatggtcAGGCGAGTCCCTAGATTTTACGAAGAAGATTAAGTGTACCCCTGAAACGGCTTCTATACCGTGActgcagttgattttttattgGAGAATTCATGTTgtgctaaaaaatatcattatttggttaaaaattgcattactctgtaatcaaatattaatttggttgttgaaaattcttattttaatttaactgttttgtataaaattcgtctttctggcataacaattcattattttggatggcattattttatttatttatcgaatattatttcttggttgaaaattgaacccttGTCTTGAggatacgattttttttaaattcatgttactgttgaaatttattttactttttgctaaaaatgcaactttttggttgaaaattcacctgtgtTCATGCAGGATTCAAGTAacttgttgaaactttgtctttatagatttacattttttttggcttcaatataactattttgtataaaacatgtatttttgactattttttgaaaatttctctatctggttttaaaattaatctcttttggttaaaaattcaacgaatatgttgagaaattatattttttgcttcaatccAACTGTTCATTAtggaaagttgaaatatttttttgaggaatatgaaattttacatttttcgttaaagatttatttctcttggttgaaaagtcagctaattggttacaaatttatttctagtCATTTCTAGTAATGCAATTTTTTCCTCATACTCTCCTAGGTTCAAGGTTGTTTTTATaccttaatgaaaaatgtataacagtcagggagaataaaaaattttgagggAAAATAcaggaaatttaacattttgaatatttgagcaATCCTGACAAAGGGAAAAGAAGAAAAGTTTCCCCcagattttattttgaacttagctgaagaaaaattcatttccagTAGATAAATTTCAGAtgaataattagttttattttgctACATATTTAATGCTGCCTATTCTGTAATTTCAAGTAAGAATAAATCGGTCAGTTTAGAGTTCGAGATCGTTCGTAATcgttttcttctgaataaaaagaataaaaagtctATCcttcattctcaacaaaaaattgcacCATTACAAGCAGAAAAACTTCTGATCCAGTGGACACACAAAGTcacattttaccatttttaatcatttttactatGACTGTTAAAATTATAGATACGTAATTTTCTTTCCAATTTGGGAAAATGAATTGAGAATAAAAGCAAATTAGTGAGAATGATTAAcgcaatttatttctattttttcctcTCTCTAGTCCtgtaatcaaaaacataaaaagaaattatcttttataaaaaaaagtgaattagttATTGATGTCCGTATCTTAGATATTTGTTTGCACTTGCCATTTATTTGTCATCAGAATTCACTCGAAGGAAAATAAATCTCTAGAATCATTTTActcatcaaaaatatgaaaattgatttattattactgatctggtttaaaaaattattcgaagaaTCAGCGAACTTCTATAATTTGTGTGGATTTCCCCTTCCTTGTTTTGAGGCAAATAAGTTGCTAATCCAAagttaattccttaaatttaattttagtattatTAAGGACAGGATATTGTGTagatcttttttataaaacatacTTGATTATATGATTTAGCACCACGCAAAAGGACTCATAAAATCGTCCAATTTTTTACTTGAACGAGCTATTTTATTTCCTCATTAAAATGAAACGATGCGTGACTCTTTGTTACCTAGTATTTTTATCCACGCTGCTCAGTGTCAAGGAAAAACtcatttagtattaaattaaacttttatcagtcttctattattttcaattgtatttaatgatattattttaaattatttaaatgttcgataatcaaataaaaaactctAGATTATTGATTCCAAAATAAgccaagacattttttttaattaaccaattaaaaaattaaattaaagcgcaagtagatattaatattaaaaatataaatgattatatttattcaatttttacgaTCAGAgcataaaattgttctttttgtagagaattctgtGTACCTTTCAGCAAACTGTTCACGCAATGATATTTAGCGCATTCTTCTTTTTCGTCTCCTTGTCTTCTTCAAAAAGTAAGCAATTTTgacataatgaaataaaattttgacattcatgagtttcttattttattctattactttaatttgtaaaaatcttcaaattttaataattatatctatTAACAGCTGAAAGTGTTATATCGAATTTACTAGTGAGAAAATTCGATACTGTAGAAAAATACAAGATAGCGAAATTTGCTTACCAAGTAAATGCCAATCCTGGAGAATTTCCTTACCAGGTAAACATATTATgagtaattcaactttaagtaatagtgaataatatttcaaagcaGAATGATGAATTTATTTCACATGAAGTTATTGGAAATAATCTCGgggtttaaacatttaaattttcattttatttatttaggtaTCACTTCAATATTACCACCAACACTTTTGCGGAGGAGCAATTATAAAAAAGGAATATATACTCACTGCAGCCCACTGTTTGGACAAGtacatttatttttgacaatgtagcacataaataaattaaaaattatttttgcagcttatttttaaagattcaattattttcaataaatttaaacaaagaaccCAAGGATTTCTTAATCTGATTGATttcttcattcttttaaattttttaaaattcccctGAAATCCATCAATGgatctttttggtctttttttaaattcactgtgATGCTTTTAAATTCTCTGTGCATTCTAATGGATTTTATCagattcttattaattaattttcttcactccTATCTATctgatttcaatggatttttgttGATCTtgatttcatttgaatttaatcgaattctcttgaaaacttctaGATTCGCTACAATTATACGAAAATCAAtcgaatattttctattttcttaaaagcatttgaaatttctCCGGAATTCTGTACAATTTATCctgaattagtttaaattttatggaattcccttgatttttaaaatgtactttaacctttttcaattcattttaactCTTACAAACTCACTCAATTGTACTCAAttcactgtattttttatttcatccttCTAAACTTACCTTAAATTCTTATTCCTTtcatcaatttctttcaaattccttgagatttttatcaatgcatttgaaatttaataaattgaaggatttttttaaatattttaaaattattttcaatttacttgaattttttatttgcccTTGAATTGTTGTGAATTGCATTGAATTcttatttactttcaatttatttaaattcactcgaatttgattttaattctttgtttttttttaattacgaaattttttcAAGGCCTTTTGTCGGAGTCTCAGGttatactttgaatttttttaaatcgcttcaattttactgaaatcggtggaatatttttgatttaaaaattattttcaacttcttTGAACTCACTCGGAATTACTCTGAATTCTAGttgatttattctgaattctgtaaaaaaaaattaattttcttcagttgCTTATCTCTTacggaattcttttaaattcacttaaaccTTAATAAATGTACTCAATTCTATCTGCTTAATGAGGTAATTTGTTCTTTAAAACTGAGTTTTTTTATTCACGTAGAAGTTTGTTAAACTCATacggaaatcttaagaaatttgtcaaattcttttgaattctcatcagttctttttaattcattccATTAACCTTGAAATTAATTAGGCTTAGAATCTAGTCACTTTTGGTACATTTCTCTGCTAAAATAGGTCAATTGGtttacttttttcaatgaaatttttctgCGGCAGCCCTGCTTGTTTTCtatgtttgtattatttttttagttacacaagATTTCCATCCCGTATAAAAGTAGTAGctggtaatttaaaaataagtaagccAGGATTAAGATATTTTGTAGACAAAATAATTATCCATGAGGAGTTCAGTCGCATTACCGGAGACAATGACATTGCTTTAGTTAAAGTAAGAATTTACCATTTAAATTGTGGTATTTTGGAGACGatttagttaactttttttttattctagctGAAATACCCcattgttttcaataaattaaccaaCTTTATTCGTCTTCCAAGGGCGGATGAAACCTTAAATACCAATCAGGCAGTCGTGATCTCCGGCTGgggaaaaaattttgtaaatttttaatgtcttaatatttaagaaattatataataaattgtatagttttattttataatatttgtattgCAGTTTGATGGTTATATTATTGATCATTTACAACGTTTTAATCTCGTGATAGCAAACCAaacgttttgcaaaaaaaaatatgcgAGAAGAACATTTCGTGTTTCTGATTCTCAAATCTGTGCTTCTATTCCTGATGTACAAGCTGGAGCTTGTCAggtaatttattacaaattacgTTACagttatgagatttaatataatcaaatatttaattacttttttaaacccatttttcaaaaaaaaatttaaggagcAATTCATGAACGGATTGACCGTGACATAAGAAACGGAATAATGCGCAATTCAGAAGCATATTTAATTACTTTGTGAATAATAAATaccaataataaaagtttaaaaaaaattaattggctcACTTATAGTGttttttgtaatatatatttttatcactGCTCAGTTCATAAAAATAGTCTGAAAAAAGTTAGTActttttcgtttagaaaattggaattttttaaaaatcttctcactGGCTAGTGGCTATGTTACAAAAACGAAATAGATACTAATAAACGCCATTTCAACtttgaaaagttcaaaatgtCATCacttgatgaaataaaaattgacctATATTCTccgtaatttttaagatttctaaatggGCTGGGCTAAAAAAACTTATAAAGGATTGTCGAATAATAAAAcgcaaaaagttagaaaattttaccTATGGCACCCTTAAGTGACTCGTAAACGTTTGGTAGTGgaaaaacaaaattgatcaaCTTTTTCACCAAAGAACTTTCAGGGTTTATTATATAAAACtataccttttttaataaaagtatcaaaaaaaaagttttgagacatctaaaattttatttatttcagtttgaTTCTGGAAGTGCTTTGACATTGAATGGCGTACTTGTTGGTCTTGCTTCGTGGGGAGACTCAAGGCGCTGCGGAGGAACTGAATGGCCTCTTGTCTGTACCAAAGTGTCCAGCCATTTACATtggattaataataatttaacttaattatatttttaattcatctaaaaagttttatattgttTTACTTGTACATGTaaagcattttttatataataaatgtaTCAAGacaaagtaaatttgaaaacaaataggaaaaactgATTGTCTTAcagacttttttgtttaaattgtgaaaaacgtTTCGATGTGAATACATCATGCAAGCTAGATAGTTAGAAGTTTTTTGCAGATACTTTTAAAATGAGCAATtcttaccattttttcaaatctgtcgtttatagaaaaaatgcggaaattcacttttttgaggtaaaaaatcgccttgaacaaaaaaaattagcgcGCATCaaacttgaaagatttttttgtcatttaagtAGCATTTCGGCAAATAATGTAGCAGAGAAAAGTtggagtttttgagaaaatctacttttaatattttcaggaaaaaatctgctatttttaaattttccgataGATTTCGGATTTGAAGTTGCAGTGCCTTCATGATTCGATATCGATTTGGTCtttgaaagtgaaaatattaGGTTAATTTTATTAAGCAAATTATTAGTCGTAACAATATGAATCTTGATGTAATTCCAATAATATTTTCACATATCACGCGAATATTTTTCATCAGTACACATAAGATATAAAACCGCCTATCAAAGGCCTTGAAATGTGCCGCTAGTGATAGAAAATATCGATACGGTCCATTGCATGCTTCACTTTTCATTCGCTTTGGATACTATACTTAGCATTTCATTGCTTTATGTGAGCAAACGTACAATTGTATGCTATCGAAGCGAATCCGGTTTGCACAACACATTATTGAACATAAACACACACTTCAATATACCTTCTGACTATCAATATGACATTATATCTTTCAAGTGTTTCAAGTGTAATTAATAAGTTTTTCACACTACTTTTCATTCCGTCGAAGTAACAATTTATGTTATACATGTCTGACTTTTAAATACCAGGTCTATTCGGAACCCTTGCGGTAAACCATGAGTAAGAGTTAATGCCTGTCAAACGCGACGATATTCCATTCAAAACACTTCTCTTCCAAAGCCACAATATTCTTCGAGTAATTCTCCCACTCTCGGGAATACTCCTTAAAGTCATCTTTCAGAATAGCTaacattcacagaaaaaacagaagataaactttacatcgattgcAGATGAAAGATTtggtgcaacaaaaattaactttacagaataagctttaattaaatattgcttaaactttcttttgttatttcatgaaacacatgtgttttgaaaattcgaagttGTCTTAATTAAACGTTATCCCTCTagaaatttcctgcaacaaattttatcattactttattctgtgtttGCATCGTCGCATTCTCTTTTATTTTCTCTACGTCTTGAAATCGTCTTCCTGTTTAGTTATGTTAGTCGTATTTCGCCAGAAATTACTAAATAAATTACAATGAATGTGCAGCTGTGTTGTTCTGAAGGACCCAGTCGCCACTTTTCCACAAATCATCCTACTGCgtaaaagatattataagcctagatgcggtaCCTAACCAGCGAACCAATAATAAGTtccaagaactaaaaaaatgcCATTAGTTAAAAAGAAATGGAGACATCCCTGTCTCTTTCTAaccaatgttatttttttagattttggaaCTTATTATAGGTTCGCTAATGAGGTGCCACATCTAGACTTATAATACCTTTGACTGCGTCACGTAATCGCGGGCTTGTCAAAGTGTGGGTCACTTTCCACTGAAGGACGACCACTTTTAAATcacgtaaattatttttcaatttgagtgTCACTCACAGGATCATCACCATATACTTTTCGAATCATAACAATAGTTTCCGAACATGAACGACCAAATTTTTCTTGCCGTCATCCTGAAATTCGACGCGTACGTGGCTAGACATCacagagcccccccccccccaaatagtAAATAtagtgaaacttttctatagtGCCGACTTTGGGGCTGATGGTAGATGGGAACTAACTCATGCTTGAGTGCTCTCCTGAGAGATAACCGCAGACGCTGCGGCCCCCGCACAGCTcatgttacacctacctgtggcgcggcgtcaattctcggaagggctatagtagggagagctattgaagagtttcactgtacatgTTTACGATAATAGCTAAAATAGGTACAGCGCTAGAGCACAAGTTCGAATAATTTCCGGACAAATCTCGtagatttaattttcatatatctATAAGAAGGAGCTGAAATTATATATCATCTCTCTCACGCTCTTAAAAAAGGAGGAAGCAATTTTTCCTCGGGATCTATTCATAAATTACATAGCAGATTTTTTGGGGGAGTGGATTCCGGAATATGTAAATTGCTACTACTAAACAAATGCtttataaattagttttgaacatGTATTATCTTTATCGggattaattatattaattattatatacagggtatttatttaatcaaagatttaagaaaaatgtatag
This region includes:
- the LOC117181064 gene encoding granzyme K-like is translated as MIFSAFFFFVSLSSSKTESVISNLLVRKFDTVEKYKIAKFAYQVNANPGEFPYQVSLQYYHQHFCGGAIIKKEYILTAAHCLDKAPRNGMDRLSISSQELLKKFISVWAVIITLITNKRMQNRTKAIKDEIQEIELRIKPLQKKQVELHIEK